Proteins from a single region of Diorhabda sublineata isolate icDioSubl1.1 chromosome 2, icDioSubl1.1, whole genome shotgun sequence:
- the LOC130440659 gene encoding basic helix-loop-helix transcription factor amos-like: protein MYVQHHSQESTSDGCHSPRLSTPDSYHALTVSSPLSTASDPGMSSQPYTPNYYRQDWCSGSSSTNRGYYGENNNIYNKYDYKYKSQGMDHPVNSYSRRDYYDDSKYKKDSNAKSTTSQPQTGVEVMKKRRLAANARERRRMNSLNDAFDRLRDVVPSLGNDRKLSKFETLQMAQTYIAALHELLERD from the coding sequence ATGTACGTACAACATCACTCACAAGAATCAACGTCTGATGGTTGTCATTCCCCTAGACTCTCAACTCCTGATAGTTACCACGCTTTGACAGTTTCCAGTCCGTTATCGACAGCTTCTGATCCAGGTATGTCATCCCAACCGTACACACCTAACTACTACAGACAagattggtgtagtggtagtagtaGCACCAACAGAGGGTATTACGGCGAAAATAACAACATCTATAACAAGTACGACTACAAGTACAAGTCTCAAGGTATGGACCATCCGGTGAATAGTTATAGTAGACGAGATTATTACGATGATAGTAAGTATAAAAAAGATAGTAATGCTAAGAGCACAACTAGTCAGCCTCAAACTGGGGTAGAGGTAATGAAAAAACGTAGATTAGCAGCTAATGCTAGAGAAAGAAGAAGGATGAATAGTTTAAACGATGCTTTTGATCGGCTGAGGGACGTTGTACCCTCTTTAGGTAACGATAGAAAATTGTCCAAGTTCGAAACGTTGCAAATGGCTCAAACTTATATAGCTGCGTTACACGAGTTGCTAGAACGAGATTAA